GTGgaggggggctgggaggtgatTCCGGGGGTGCGTTTCGGGGGTTGTGGTGATGGGGACGGAGCAGCCCTGGAGCTGTGCCTCCGTTTGGAGGTCCCTCGGAGGAACCCATCCCGGTGCCAGCCCCGGCTCCGCAGGGcgagaagaagaggaggaggaggcggaggaggaggaaggaagagccCCGTCCGGCTCCAGCTTCCTCCGCAAGCCCTGCCTCGGTGCTCGGTGCCCGCCCCCGGCCCTCCCCCGGCTCTCCCCGCCGCACGCACCCCCGCAGCCGCCCGAGCGGAGCCGCTTCCCCGGGGGGAGCCCCGTGCAACAGTTGCCCCGCATCGCGGCCGGGAGAGCCCTTTCGGCGCCGGGAGGAGGAGAACGAAGAGACTccgaggagggggggggggagaaccgcacggagccgccgccgccccctcgCAGCGCtgagcgccgccgccgcccggtGCCGGGGCAGGAGCCCCGCGGAGCCCCGATCCCACCGCGCCGGAGGGATggagcggagcggcggggaCGTGGGGCGGCTCCGTACCGCCGGGCTCCGCTGTTTTCTCCTCCGACTACGAGAGAGGAGCAGCCCCGCCGCCGGGCACCCACCGCCCTGCTGAGCTGCGGGGCTGCTGAGCCCCGTCCTGAATGCTGAACCTCTCGTGCACCTCGCAACTCCTCGTGCATCCCCTTTTGCGTCCCCCTAAAGCCATTTGTCATCCTCTTTATGTATCTCCCTGGACTCCTTCTGCATCTCTTTAAAGCCATTCTTCACCCCCTTTGTGCCTTCCCCTAAACTCCTTCTGCATCCCCCTAAACCTATTCttcattccctttctgcatCCCCCCCGAACCCGCTGTGCTCTCCTCCCATCCCCTACTTCAACCCCTTGTGCACTTCGGAAGCCCCTTTTGAGACCCCTTTTGCATCTCACACTCCTTCTATAtccctctgtgtgtccctaAACCCCTCCTGCATCCCCTTTGTGCATTCCCCCTAACCCTTTGTgcacccccacatcccctctgCCACCTTCTTTGCACTCCTAAACCCCTTCTTCATCCCCCTTTGTGCACCCCAAGACCCCTTTTGCACACCCCATCCCCTTCTGCACCCTGCTGTGCACACCCAAACCCGCTGTgcatcccctccatccctttCTGGAACACCCTATGCGCTCATAACCCCCTTCTTCaccccctctgtgcccccccccctcctacCCCACCCTGTGTTTGCCAGCCCCGAGCCCCCACTTTTGCATGCAGCCCCAAGGCTGTGGGATCGACGCACCATGGGCACCAAGCAGACCAAGGGCTGCCAGCCGGGCAGCACCGGGGAGAGCCCCCCAGCCCATCACCGCAAGAAAACATCCCCCAGGGAAAGGGGTGACTTCCTCGCCTCGCTGGTGGCGAAGTCGGGTGAGAAGTTCGGGAAGGGGGCCGGCAGCCTCCCCCCATACCACCGGAGGATCTGCATGATCCAGGACATGCTGGGGCTGGTGAAGCAGGGCAAGCAGGAGGAGGCCACCGAGCTGCTCAGGCACTTGCGGCAGGTGAGGACGCACGTGTTTCTCCAGGGGGGGCTGC
The DNA window shown above is from Gallus gallus isolate bGalGal1 chromosome 19, bGalGal1.mat.broiler.GRCg7b, whole genome shotgun sequence and carries:
- the LOC124417304 gene encoding proline-rich protein 2-like, which encodes MGTEQPWSCASVWRSLGGTHPGASPGSAGREEEEEEAEEEEGRAPSGSSFLRKPCLGARCPPPALPRLSPPHAPPQPPERSRFPGGSPVQQLPRIAAGRALSAPGGGERRDSEEGGGENRTEPPPPPRSAERRRRPVPGQEPRGAPIPPRRRDGAERRGRGAAPYRRAPLFSPPTTREEQPRRRAPTALLSCGAAEPRPEC